The following proteins are encoded in a genomic region of Bradyrhizobium sp. SK17:
- a CDS encoding class II aldolase/adducin family protein — protein sequence MRQSEVCAVGDIRAAVGEVEWATRIDLAACYRLVALYGMTDLIYNHISAQVPGHDDQYLINPYGMLYEEITASSLVKIDIEGRTLLQPDHGYNVNVAGFYLHAPIHRARPDVKCVLHTHTRAGTAVSTLAEGLLPLSQTAMRFHGRIGYHDFEGPAIDRDECDRVVADLGRNNVLVLRNHGLLVCGNTIPQAFNAIYWLEQACRIQVDALGCGRPLHAPTELAIDNTVTCFAGTEITLDNERDTNPVLNEAAQNLQAGYGLLEWPALRRRLDRIDGSYAQ from the coding sequence ATGCGTCAGAGCGAAGTTTGTGCGGTCGGCGATATCAGGGCCGCGGTGGGCGAAGTGGAATGGGCAACCCGGATCGACCTCGCCGCGTGCTATCGCCTGGTCGCGCTCTATGGAATGACCGACCTGATCTACAATCATATCAGCGCGCAGGTGCCGGGGCATGACGACCAGTATCTGATCAATCCCTATGGCATGCTGTACGAGGAAATCACCGCGTCGAGCCTCGTCAAGATCGATATCGAGGGCCGCACCTTGCTGCAGCCCGACCATGGCTACAATGTCAACGTCGCCGGATTTTACCTGCACGCCCCGATCCATCGCGCGCGCCCCGACGTGAAGTGCGTTCTGCATACCCATACCAGGGCGGGCACCGCGGTCAGCACGCTTGCCGAAGGGCTGCTGCCGCTGTCGCAAACCGCGATGCGGTTTCACGGCCGGATCGGCTATCACGACTTCGAAGGGCCGGCGATCGATCGCGACGAATGCGATCGCGTGGTCGCCGATCTCGGCCGCAACAACGTGCTGGTGTTGCGCAATCATGGCCTGCTGGTCTGCGGCAACACGATCCCGCAGGCGTTCAACGCGATCTACTGGCTCGAGCAGGCGTGCCGGATCCAGGTCGATGCGCTCGGCTGCGGCCGGCCGCTGCACGCGCCGACCGAACTCGCGATCGACAACACGGTAACCTGCTTTGCCGGCACCGAGATCACGCTCGACAATGAGCGCGATACCAATCCGGTGCTGAATGAGGCGGCGCAAAATCTGCAAGCCGGTTACGGCCTGCTGGAATGGCCGGCGCTGCGGCGCAGGCTCGACCGCATCGACGGGAGCTATGCGCAATGA